The Stieleria maiorica genome includes the window TTCGCCGCGCCCATCCAGATGCGTCCCACCCGGATTCGTTTGTGCGAAATCTGGCGGCGGGTCTGGGACGACCTCGCCGCGTCCCATGCCAGCCGTGACGTCCAACTGGTCGAAAAAATTGAAACCTGTGACGTCGAAGTCGAAGTCGATATGCTGCGGATGGAACAAGTCTTTCGAAACCTGTTCGAGAACGCGCTGGCGGCCTGTCACGATCCGGTCCGAATCGAATTGGAATGTGCCCATGAGGACGGACACATCACGCTGACGGTCCAGGACAATGGACCGGGGATGTCCGCCGAGCAACTCGAGAAGCTGTTTGAACCGTTCTTCACCACCAAGCAAAGCGGCACCGGACTGGGACTGTCGATCTGTCAGCGGATTGTCGAAGCCCATCGCGGCACCATTTCGGCCCGCACCTCAACCACCGGCGCCGTCTTCGAGATTCAGCTGCCACGCGAAAAACCTTGCGGCGTTGAGATCTACACGTCGTCGCAGCGATGAACCAAGGAGGCCGGATGCAAAGTCAAGACAAAGCCGTGCTGTTGGCGATTCTGGAAGCGGCGGTCGATGCCATCATCGTCATCGATAGCCGAGGAACCATCCAAACGGTCAATCCGGCAACCAGCACGCTTTTCGGTTTTTCCAAGGAGGAAATGCTGGGGCAAAACGTCAACATGCTGATGCCCAGCCCGTTTCGGGAGCAACATGACGGCTACCTGAGCAATTACCTCAAGACCGGCGAGGCAAAGATCATCGGAATCGGCCGCGAGGTGGTCGGCAAACGCAAAGACGGTTCGACCTTTCCGATGCACTTGGCCGTCAGTCGGATGTCGATCGGCGACCAGATCTTGTTCGCCGGAATCGTGCGTGACATCACCGATCTGAAGAACGTCCAGAACCAATTGGCCCAAGCCAACGAACAATTGGAACAACGCGTCCAGGAACGAACGAGGGAATTGCGAGCGGCGCAGGCGGACCTGCTGAAGTCCGAGCGAATGGCCACGCTGGGCCAGGTTTCCGGAGGCATCGCGCACGAAATCCGCAATCCGCTCAATGCCGTCCGCACGTCGGTCTATTATCTGCGCAATGTCCAAAATCCGTCACCAGAAAAAGTCGCTGAACATCTGGAGAGGATTGATCGGCAGGTCTCGTTGATCGACAATGTGATCACGGCGCTCTCGGATATCGCGCGGATGCCGGAACCGGCGGTGATCCCCTGTGATGTCAACGATTTGCTCCGCAAGATCGTCTGCTCGATTTCGATGCCTCGAAACATCCAGGTCGAATTGGATCTGCCCGACACCGGTTTACAAGCCGGCATCGATCCCAACCAAGTTTCCATCGTCTTTCGTAACCTGCTCCGCAATGCACGTGACGCGATGCCCGATGGGGGAGTGATTACGTTGACCGGACAGGCCGATTCGGAGAACGTCGTGGTCCACGTGACCGACAACGGTGTCGGGATCCAGCCGGACGACTTGGCGCGTGTGACCGAACCACTTTTCTCCACCAAAGCGCGCGGGATGGGACTGGGATTGGCAATTTCCGTCGCCATCCTCAAGAAAAACCACGGGCGGCTCGACGTCAAAAGTGAACCCGGCAAAGGCACCACCTTTTCGGTTCACCTGAAACCATTTTTAGCGGAACACACAGCATGAACGAGCGGGGATCGCGGGTATTGATCGTCGATGACGACGCCGATATCCGCGCCAATTTTTCCGACATCCTCAGCGACCTCGGGTACCAAACCACAACGGCCGAAGACGGTGTAGCGGCGCTGCGCTGCATCCGCGAAAGCCGCTTCGACGTGGTCCTGCTGGACTATCAAATGCCCGGCATGGACGGCGCCTCGCTCTATCGCGAGATCAAAAAGCTACAGCCCTCCATCGCCGCCATCATGATCACCGCCTGGGCCGGCAGCGACGGCGCCCAACAAGCAAAGAACGCCGGCACCTGGGACGTGCTTCGCAAACCCGTCGACATTCCCGATCTGTTGGAGAAACTCTCCCGCGCCGCCACCGCGCCGATCGTGTTGGTGGTCGATGATGACGAAGAATTCTGCCAATCGCTGTGGCAGATCTTGAACCTCAAGCACTTTCGCGTCGCACTGGCCCACAGTGAAGCCGAAGGGATCTCCCGAGCCGCCGATTCAAAGTATCAGGTCGCGATCGTCGACCTGAAACTCGGCAGCGGAGACGGCCGCAAGGTGATCCGCCGGATCCACCGCGCGATCCCGGAAGCCCGCACCATCATCGTCAGCGGCGACCAGAAAACCGCCGCCGACGCCTACGAAGAACTGGGCGACCAAATCGTCAACGCCGTCTGCGCCAAACCCATCGACGTCGAACAATTGCTGACCATGATCGAATCCGAAACCGGCCGGAATTGAATGATGGGATCATCGCCGCGGCCACGTATGAAATGCCTGGAGAGGAATCGCTGACTTAAAAAATTGCAGCAACATTGCCGGCGTTGAATGGCAAGCAGGGAAGAGCAGGGGGGCGGGGTAAAATGCAGGCGCATCGGGTGCTATGCGTAGCCGAGTGATTGACAAAAACTGTACAAAAATATTCATGTCGACAGTTGTTTCAGTGCACGGGACCTCTACAATGGTGTTTTGCTGTTAGCCTTCTCCTCCTGGAGAGCAGTGGTTGGACGCCCCTGAAGAACCCTGGTCCGCTCGCCTCCACAAATGATGTAGGGGCACGATCGAGTAAACCGTCAACGTTTGCGGTGAACTGTGCGATCACTTCTTTACCTACCGACACTAAGCATTCTTTTGCTTTGCTCACACCAAGCATTGGCAGGTGTGGTCGTATCAAACAGTAGGATCGAGATCGGTTTAAATTCTGACGCCATGACGATCTCGGAGTGGATGCCGGAGGAAGAAGGCCAATCCCCTAACGTTCACACGAATGTATCTCTTGATGTAACGTGGTCGATGGAGGTG containing:
- a CDS encoding two-component system sensor histidine kinase NtrB, with the translated sequence MQSQDKAVLLAILEAAVDAIIVIDSRGTIQTVNPATSTLFGFSKEEMLGQNVNMLMPSPFREQHDGYLSNYLKTGEAKIIGIGREVVGKRKDGSTFPMHLAVSRMSIGDQILFAGIVRDITDLKNVQNQLAQANEQLEQRVQERTRELRAAQADLLKSERMATLGQVSGGIAHEIRNPLNAVRTSVYYLRNVQNPSPEKVAEHLERIDRQVSLIDNVITALSDIARMPEPAVIPCDVNDLLRKIVCSISMPRNIQVELDLPDTGLQAGIDPNQVSIVFRNLLRNARDAMPDGGVITLTGQADSENVVVHVTDNGVGIQPDDLARVTEPLFSTKARGMGLGLAISVAILKKNHGRLDVKSEPGKGTTFSVHLKPFLAEHTA
- a CDS encoding response regulator, with the translated sequence MNERGSRVLIVDDDADIRANFSDILSDLGYQTTTAEDGVAALRCIRESRFDVVLLDYQMPGMDGASLYREIKKLQPSIAAIMITAWAGSDGAQQAKNAGTWDVLRKPVDIPDLLEKLSRAATAPIVLVVDDDEEFCQSLWQILNLKHFRVALAHSEAEGISRAADSKYQVAIVDLKLGSGDGRKVIRRIHRAIPEARTIIVSGDQKTAADAYEELGDQIVNAVCAKPIDVEQLLTMIESETGRN